A section of the Macadamia integrifolia cultivar HAES 741 chromosome 9, SCU_Mint_v3, whole genome shotgun sequence genome encodes:
- the LOC122089983 gene encoding phloretin 4'-O-glucosyltransferase-like, translating into MLQVHFLVVSFPAQGHINPALQFAKRLTRIGAHVTFVTSISAHRRMTNTPTLDGLTYAPFSDGYDDGYKPGDHHFYHELKRLGSQALTDLIVGADRRPVTCIVYNLLLPWVPELARDLRVPSALLWIQPAAVLDIYYYYFNGYGDVIDSNNNDPSFSIELPGLPSLTCKDIPSFFLPSNTHVFVMPVFQELIQNLDEENKARVLVNSFETLEVEALRVIDKFSMVAIGPLIPSAFLDGKDPLDTSFGGDLMISSSIHYMDWLKSKKEASVVYVSFGTTTVLSEDQVREIGNGLLTSRRPFLWVLRPPPVNNDKEGDEMVDNMEVLKQYGMVVPWCSQVEVLCHPSIGCFVTHCGWNSTMEGLAAGVPMVTFPQWSDQPMNAKLIRDVWRTGIRVEVNEEGVLEGDELKRCVEMVMEGERGEEMRKNAKRWKDLAREAVMDGGSSEKNLQAFVGKVGSLESLI; encoded by the coding sequence atgCTTCAAGTTCATTTCCTTGTTGTTTCATTTCCAGCCCAAGGTCACATCAACCCAGCTCTCCAGTTCGCCAAGCGACTCACACGCATTGGCGCCCATGTCACCTTCGTTACTAGCATCTCCGCTCACCGTCGCATGACCAACACCCCCACCCTCGACGGCCTTACCTATGCTCCCTTCTCCGACGGCTATGACGATGGGTACAAACCCGGGGATCATCACTTTTATCATGAGCTCAAACGACTCGGTTCACAAGCTCTCACAGACCTGATAGTTGGCGCCGATCGCCGGCCGGTGACGTGTATCGTGTATAATCTCCTCTTACCATGGGTTCCTGAACTGGCACGTGACCTACGCGTGCCTTCGGCTCTCCTATGGATTCAACCCGCGGCAGTTCTTGACATCTATTACTACTACTTCAATGGGTATGGCGATGTCATCGATAGTAATAACAATGACCCCTCGTTTTCAATAGAATTACCAGGACTGCCTTCACTTACATGTAAAGACATTCCCTCCTTTTTCCTCCCTTCAAACACTCACGTTTTTGTTATGCCAGTGTTCCAAGAACTTATCCAGAACTTAGACGAAGAAAACAAGGCAAGGGTTTTGGTGAATTCGTTTGAAACCTTAGAGGTAGAAGCCCTAAGGGTAATTGATAAGTTTAGTATGGTTGCGATTGGACCTTTGATCCCGTCCGCTTTCTTAGATGGGAAGGACCCTTTAGACACTTCCTTTGGAGGAGATTTGATGATCAGTAGTTCCATACATTACATGGATTGGTTGAAATCAAAGAAGGAAGCATCAGTGGTTTATGTATCCTTTGGAACCACGACCGTATTATCGGAGGATCAGGTGAGAGAGATCGGAAATGGGTTATTAACAAGCCGCCGACCCTTCTTGTGGGTCCTCCGGCCGCCGCCGGTGAACAACGACAAAGAAGGTGATGAGATGGTGGACAATATGGAAGTACTAAAGCAATATGGAATGGTGGTACCTTGGTGTTCACAGGTGGAGGTTCTCTGTCATCCTTCAATTGGATGCTTTGTGACACATTGTGGTTGGAATTCAACTATGGAGGGCCTGGCTGCTGGAGTTCCGATGGTGACGTTTCCACAGTGGTCAGACCAACCAATGAATGCCAAACTGATAAGAGATGTTTGGAGAACAGGAATTAGGGTGGAGGTTAATGAAGAAGGGGTTCTAGAAGGAGATGAGCTTAAAAGGTGTGTGGAAATGGTAatggagggagaaagaggggaagagatgagaaaGAACGCTAAGAGATGGAAAGATTTGGCAAGGGAGGCTGTGATGGACGGTGGTTCATCGGAGAAGAACCTCCAAGCATTTGTGGGTAAGGTTGGATCATTGGAAAGCCTAATTTGA